The following are encoded in a window of Vicia villosa cultivar HV-30 ecotype Madison, WI unplaced genomic scaffold, Vvil1.0 ctg.000250F_1_1, whole genome shotgun sequence genomic DNA:
- the LOC131625913 gene encoding uncharacterized protein LOC131625913, whose protein sequence is MDGRNDVAIAAALEAPPQAMQNQPNADENARSRSLATLQRESLSVFKGTHDPDGALDWLKELEQIFCVMDCTPTQKLRYDTHMLAKEADDWWLETFARLEISGDEITWNVFRREFMRKYYPEDVRGKKEIEFIELTQGNKSVTEYAAKFTELAKFYPLFDGEGAEFSKCIKFQNGLRSKIKKVVGYQKIRVFCDLVDSCRIFEEDSNAHHKMVNEKRCKNQQGRGKPYDAGKGKQRVAHGLKTSGGDAPARIVCFKCGQAGHKSYACIADGKRCFRCGEFGHAISDSSEDRLIRGICFINSTHLITIIDTGATHCFIATDCVEILGIVLSSMNREMVVDLPAKGSMATFLVCLNCPLSIFDKDFAVDLICFPLSGLDVILGMNLLEYNYVHINCFNKSLRFSSPEEEGVGLLTGKQLRQLMQDEAQMFSLMASLSFENQVRID, encoded by the exons ATGGATGGAAGAAATGATGTtgcgatagctgctgctttggaagcgccCCCTCAGGCTATGCAGAACCAACCGAATGCTGACGAGAATGCTCGATCTCGTAGTTTGGCGACTTTACAAAGGGAGAGTCTGTcggtgttcaagggtacgcatgaccctgatggtgctcttgattggttgAAGGAGCTCGAGCAAATCTTTTGTGTTATGGATTGTACTCCTACACAAAAGCTTAGATATGACACTCATATGCTGGCtaaggaagctgatgattggtggttgGAGACGTTTGCTAGGTTGGAGATTTCAGGTGATGAAATCACTTGGAATGTGTTCCGTAGGGAATTTATGAGAAAGTactatcctgaagatgttcggggtaagAAAGAGATAGAATTCATAGAGTTGACGCAAGGGAACAAGTCCGTTactgagtatgctgccaagttcacTGAATTGGCTAAGTTCTATCCTCTTTTTGATGGCGAAGGTGCTGAATTCTCTAAGTGCATCAAGTTCCAGAACGGGTTGCGCTCGAAAATCAAGAAAGTTGTTGGGTACCAAAAGATCCGTGTGTTTTGTGACTTGGTTGACAGTTGTAGGATCTTTGAGGAAGATAGTAACGCTCATCACAAGATGGTTAATGAGAAGAGATGCAAGAATCAACAAGGCCGTGGGAAACCATATGATGCTGGTAAAGGGAAACAAAGAGTTGCTCATGGTCTTaagactagtgggggagatgctcctgctaggaTTGTATGTTTCAAGTGTGGGCAAGCTGGTCATAAGAGTTATGCTTGTATTGCTGATGGGAAGAGGTGTTTCCGATGTGGCGAATTTGGACACGCAATTTCTGATT CTAGTGAAGACCGACTCATTAGAGGTATATGCTTTATTAATAGTACTCATTTAatcactattattgatactggtgctactcattgttttattgctaCTGATTGTGTTGAAATATTGGGTATTGTGTTGTCTTCTATGAATAgagagatggttgtcgatctTCCGGCTAAGGGATCGATGGCTACTTTTCTTGTATGTTTGAATTGCCCTTTGTCGATCTTCGACAAAGACTTTGCTGTTGACTTGATTTGTTTTCCGTTGAGCGGATTAGATGTGATCTTGGGTATGAATTTGTTAGAGTATAActatgttcatatcaactgttttaacaAGTccttgaggttttcttctcccGAGGAAGAAGGAGTTGGTTTGTTAACTGGTAAGCAATTGAGGCAATTGATGCAAGACGAAGCACAAATGTTCTCGTTGAtggcgtcattgtcttttgagaaTCAAGTTAGAATTGATTAG
- the LOC131625914 gene encoding uncharacterized protein LOC131625914: MARRNDAAIAAALEVVAQAMQNQPNVGGIDEACSLIFLKDVWGKKETEFLALKQGNSTVTEYAGKFLELVKFYPHYSKANAEFPKCIKFESGLHPEIKWAIGYQQTHRFAELVNNCWIYEEDSIAQSAHYKSLNEKRGKLHHDCKKPYYAPTEKGKQKVFDWKKTSGRGAPTHVKCYRCGEQGHCSNECENKVLRCYKCGKTSHHAPDCKDDGPICFNCVSMDGSMVINIDASGFVTTTFMCSGCPLTIFDKSFVMDLVCLPLHQIDVIFGMNWLEFNYVHINCYNKTLRFPKFGDNGEQMLLSAKKVNECLRDESVMFAMFSSLQSDREATSVELPVVCEFPEVFLEDISDLPLEREVDFSIELVPGTSLVSMTPYRILASELNELKKQLGELLEKKFLVGASVISQINLRSGYHQIRVKQGDIPKTAFRTRYGHNEYTTMPFCVSNALEEHVEHLRVVLQVLKEKKLYAKLSKCEFGLKEVSFLGHVISSVGIALDLSKVDVVLQ, from the exons ATGGCTAGAAGAAACGACGCTGCGATTGCTGCTGCCTTAGAGGTTGTTGCTCAGGCTATGCAGAATCAACCTAATGTTGGAGGAATTGATGAAGCTTGTAGTTTGA TATTTCTCAAAGATGTTTGGGGAAAGAAAGAGACGGAGTTCCTTGCGCTGAAACAAGGGAATTCAACCGTCACTGAATATGCTGGTAAGTTTCTGGAGCTCGTGAAGTTCTATCCACACTATAGCAAGGCGAATGCTGAGTTTccaaagtgtatcaagtttgagagtgGGCTACACCCGGAGATCAAATGGGCGATTGGATATCAACAAACCCATAGGTTTGCGGAGTTGGTGAACAACTGTTGGATTTATGAGGAAGATAGCATTGCTCAATCGGCTCATTACAAGAGTCTGAACGAGAAGAGAGGAAAGCTGCATCATGATTGTAAGAAGCCTTATTATGCTCCAACAGAGAAAGGGAAACAGAAGGTTTTCGACTGGAAGAAGACAAGTGGGAGAGGGGCTCCCACTCATGTCAAATGTTATAGGTGTGGTGAACAAGGTCACTGTTCCAATGAATGTGAGAACAAGGTGCTGAGATGTTACAAATGTGGTAAGACTAGTCATCATGCTCCTGACTGCAAGGACGATGGTCCAATTTGTTTCAATTGTG TTTCTATGGATGGTAGTATGGTAATAAATATTGATGCTAGTGGTTTTGTTACTACTACTTTTATGTGTTCAGGATGTCCTTTGACTATATTTGATAAGAGTTTTGTGATGGATTTGGTGTGTCTACCCTTACACCAAATCGATGTAATTTTTGGAATGAATTGGTTGGAGTTCAACTATGTTCATATAAATTGTTACAATAAGACGTTGAGGTTTCCCAAGTTTGGTGATAATGGAGAACAAATGTTGTTGAGTGCTAAGAAAGTGAATGAATGCCTTAGAGACGAGTCTGTGATGTTTGCAATGTTTTCATCGTTGCAAAGTGACCGGGAAGCTACAAGTGTTGAACTTCCGGTTGTCTGTGAATTTCCCGAGGTATTTCTAGAGGATATAAGTGATTTGCCTCTAGAACGTGAAGTAGATTTTTCTATAGAATTGGTTCCAGGTACGAGTCTAGTATCGATGACTCCTTATAGAATTTTGGCTTCCGAGCTGAATgaattgaagaaacaattggGAGAATTGCTCGAGAAGAAATTT ttggtgggcgCTAGTGTTATTAGCCAGATTAATTTGAGATCAGGTTATCATCAAATTCGTGTTAAACAAGGTGATATTCCAAAGACGGCTTTtcgaacaaggtatggtcataaTGAATATACTACGATGCCATTTTGTGTTTCGAATGCTCTAG AGGAGCATGTTGAACATTTGCGAGTGGTGTTgcaagtgttgaaagagaagaagttataCGCAAAGCTGTCGAAGTGTGAGTTTGGGTTGaaagaagtgagttttcttggtcatgtgatttcaagtGTTGGAATTGCTCTGGATCTTTCTAAAGTTGATGTTGTGTTGCAATGA
- the LOC131625915 gene encoding uncharacterized protein LOC131625915, with the protein MNESTVEHVAKYETEGGDIDNDEGVKVRYFPSSLTKNAFTWFTMLAPNSIRTWEQLERVFHKQFYMGQSNISLKELSLVKRKSSESIDDYLNKFRLLKARCFTRVPEHELVEMAAGVSDGQIVVPSGLKNPPLEQKRKRGFCKYHTFLGHNTSQCILFKDLVHKTLKDGRLQFGEKPKASMKIDIDPLHVADANFVKPTEVFMLEITDDLNDELGAV; encoded by the exons ATGAATGAGTCAACTGTTGAGCATGTAGCCAAATACGAAACAGAAGGTGGCGACATTGATAATGATGAGGGTGTAAAAGTGAGGTATTTCCCTAGTTCATTAACTAAAAATGCATTCACGTGGTTCACCATGCTAGCACCAAATTCTATAAGAACTTGGGAGCAGTTAGAGCGGGTGTTTCataaacaattttacatgggtcagtCAAATATTAGTTTGAAGGAATTATCTCTGGTTAAACGAAAGTCATCTGAATctatagatgattatttgaacAAATTCAGATTACTCAAAGCTAGATGTTTCACTAGggttcctgaacatgagttagtcgagaTGGCAGCTGGCG TTTCAGATGGACAGATTGTAGTGCCCTCAGGCCTTAAAAATCCACCATTAGAACAAAAACGGAaaagaggtttttgcaaatatcatacTTTTTTGGGTCATAATACTTCTCAATGCATTCTTTTCAAGGATTTGGTGCATAAAACGCTGAAGGATGGAAGGTTGCAATTTGGTGAGAAGCCAAAAGCTTCTATGAAAATTGATATTGATCCTTTGCATGTTGCTGATGCCAACTTTGTCAAACCAACTGAGGTTTTCATGTTGGAGATTACTGATGATCTCAACGACGAATTAGGCGCAGTGTAA